A single genomic interval of Halobacillus halophilus DSM 2266 harbors:
- a CDS encoding DMT family transporter, with translation MKNVYILLGLSIILEVIGATFMKYTSGFENAAASVVVILSYLLALTLYIIITKNHELGMINALWSGGGTGLVTILGIILFGETTSFQKMVGVVLILSGIYGLNTRGRSMKGVHS, from the coding sequence ATGAAAAACGTATATATTCTGTTGGGACTATCCATTATCTTAGAGGTAATTGGAGCTACTTTTATGAAGTACACGAGCGGATTCGAAAACGCAGCGGCCAGTGTGGTCGTCATACTCAGCTATCTATTGGCATTGACTTTATATATCATTATTACAAAAAATCATGAACTGGGAATGATAAATGCTTTATGGTCAGGTGGAGGGACGGGGCTAGTCACCATCCTCGGTATAATTTTGTTCGGTGAGACGACAAGTTTTCAAAAAATGGTCGGTGTAGTGCTAATACTTTCCGGCATTTATGGACTCAATACGAGAGGTCGTTCTATGAAAGGAGTGCATTCTTAA
- a CDS encoding DMT family transporter: protein MGYLIAALILAALGQVTVKLSLGFKRILPSLLSFVLFGLCIYFLTLSVQYIEVGIAYAVWSGVSIAATTLLGILFFNEKITRRKLVSTLLILVGVVIL, encoded by the coding sequence ATGGGGTATCTAATTGCGGCGCTTATACTGGCAGCTCTTGGCCAGGTTACTGTGAAATTATCCCTTGGGTTCAAACGTATTCTTCCAAGTCTTCTATCCTTTGTACTGTTTGGGTTATGTATTTACTTTCTAACCCTTTCGGTTCAATATATTGAAGTAGGGATCGCCTACGCGGTCTGGTCAGGGGTATCCATTGCAGCGACAACCCTGCTTGGTATTTTATTTTTTAACGAAAAAATAACGCGAAGAAAACTGGTTAGCACGCTATTGATTCTAGTCGGCGTGGTTATTCTGTAA
- a CDS encoding YeeE/YedE family protein: protein MAQAVSQTSYENRPSSTAVGELEPVQKPFVWLGVLISALLFITIVQVTTWTQGVLFVIGLAFGLALLYARFGFTSAFRRLISVGNVQGLQAHMLMLAVATTLFAIILATGFSFTGVAPQGYVFPAGLAVVAGSFMFGIGMQMGSGCASGTLYTVGGGKSSMFLTLLGFIGGSVLGAYHIGFWRDLPSLPAISLAESTGLGYFGGWVLQILIFLGIYGATVKFARRKNPPQMTPLTTTSGWKKLWRGAWPLLVAAVILGILNAITLTVRGNPWGITSAFALWGSKFLQIFGVDVASWTYWQGSDALNKTVLADSTSVMNFGIILGAFIAASFQGNFKPGKIKPGIAAASVIGGGLMGYGARLAFGCNIGAYFGGIASFSLHGWVWMIMALAGTYLALFIRPLFGLKNPSPKDSMC, encoded by the coding sequence ATGGCTCAAGCTGTTTCTCAAACCAGCTACGAAAACCGGCCGTCTTCCACGGCTGTAGGCGAACTGGAACCTGTTCAAAAACCGTTCGTCTGGCTGGGTGTTCTTATATCTGCACTACTATTTATCACGATTGTTCAAGTCACAACATGGACGCAGGGCGTTCTTTTCGTTATAGGGTTAGCCTTTGGTCTAGCCTTGTTATACGCTCGTTTTGGTTTTACTTCTGCCTTTAGAAGATTAATTTCCGTTGGTAACGTGCAAGGGCTTCAGGCTCACATGCTTATGCTCGCCGTTGCTACCACGCTGTTTGCCATCATTTTAGCAACCGGCTTCAGCTTTACAGGCGTTGCACCGCAAGGGTATGTCTTTCCAGCCGGATTAGCCGTCGTCGCTGGTTCCTTCATGTTCGGAATCGGCATGCAGATGGGCTCCGGCTGCGCATCTGGTACACTCTATACGGTTGGCGGCGGTAAATCTTCCATGTTCCTAACGCTTCTTGGATTTATCGGAGGATCTGTACTCGGTGCCTATCACATAGGTTTCTGGCGCGACCTACCGTCCCTGCCGGCCATTTCTCTTGCAGAAAGCACAGGCTTAGGCTACTTCGGCGGCTGGGTTCTGCAGATTCTTATTTTTCTAGGGATCTACGGAGCGACCGTTAAATTTGCACGCAGGAAAAACCCGCCGCAAATGACACCGCTAACGACGACAAGCGGATGGAAGAAGCTCTGGAGAGGCGCTTGGCCGCTCCTTGTCGCTGCCGTTATTCTCGGAATACTGAATGCGATCACCCTGACGGTACGCGGCAATCCATGGGGCATCACCTCAGCCTTTGCCCTCTGGGGATCTAAATTCCTTCAGATCTTTGGTGTAGATGTCGCAAGCTGGACGTACTGGCAAGGTTCGGATGCTTTAAATAAAACGGTACTGGCTGATTCCACCAGCGTGATGAACTTCGGCATCATTCTTGGCGCTTTCATTGCCGCTTCCTTTCAGGGAAACTTTAAACCTGGAAAAATTAAACCCGGTATTGCAGCGGCTTCTGTTATAGGCGGCGGCTTGATGGGGTACGGAGCCCGTCTGGCCTTTGGCTGTAACATCGGTGCTTATTTCGGCGGCATCGCCTCCTTCAGTCTGCACGGCTGGGTTTGGATGATTATGGCGCTTGCCGGCACGTATCTCGCCTTGTTTATCCGTCCGTTGTTTGGTTTGAAGAATCCTAGTCCGAAAGATTCCATGTGCTGA
- a CDS encoding 3D domain-containing protein, with amino-acid sequence MKKSWILLFSIAFYTLGILSFSPNSQSTIAAEELDKPAETVQKVNKKSSELDTKSTTHKRFEKEDKKPSASKDKEEKPETEVKRTVTVEATAYTAFCDGCSGKTSTGIDLRANPDKKVIAVDPDVIPLGSKVRVPGYGVAVAGDIGADIEGRRIDVFLPEKDEAFDFGRRDVQVEIIQS; translated from the coding sequence ATGAAGAAATCCTGGATTCTACTTTTTTCTATTGCTTTTTACACCTTAGGAATCTTAAGTTTCAGCCCTAATTCCCAATCAACGATTGCTGCCGAAGAACTGGACAAGCCAGCCGAAACAGTGCAGAAAGTTAACAAAAAATCATCTGAACTTGATACAAAATCGACCACTCATAAACGATTTGAAAAAGAAGACAAGAAACCATCAGCCTCAAAAGATAAAGAAGAAAAACCTGAAACAGAAGTAAAACGCACTGTAACCGTAGAGGCTACTGCTTATACAGCTTTTTGTGACGGATGCAGCGGCAAAACGTCTACAGGAATTGATCTCCGTGCCAATCCTGACAAAAAAGTGATTGCCGTAGATCCAGACGTGATCCCCCTGGGTTCTAAAGTGAGAGTACCCGGTTACGGGGTGGCCGTTGCCGGCGATATCGGTGCTGACATCGAAGGCCGCCGCATCGATGTCTTCCTGCCAGAAAAAGACGAAGCGTTTGACTTTGGACGCCGCGACGTTCAGGTCGAAATTATTCAATCTTAA
- a CDS encoding SIMPL domain-containing protein: MNSLSYQGLMRDHQEGRRTITVQGEGHVLTRPDTASAQIGFVNQDTDIRKAQALNSSTIQQITDALVQAGIPKENIQTAEYSVSPQYDYIDGKQVFRGYEVTHILAVTIEDVEQTGYVIDTAVSNGANRIASIQFTLKRPQAAYQKALQIALGHALASAQTIANTMNLKLDQTPIQIIEKDGGRAAPRSFAQAEMVSSGAVPIAPGELKTSARVEVKFQYNS, encoded by the coding sequence ATGAACAGTCTTTCTTACCAGGGGCTGATGCGGGATCATCAGGAAGGGCGGCGTACAATTACGGTCCAAGGCGAAGGCCACGTACTTACCCGGCCGGACACAGCCAGTGCTCAAATAGGGTTCGTTAATCAGGATACGGACATTCGCAAAGCTCAAGCATTGAACAGTTCAACCATCCAGCAGATCACCGATGCACTCGTTCAAGCGGGAATCCCTAAGGAAAACATCCAGACAGCTGAATATTCCGTATCGCCTCAATATGATTATATAGATGGAAAGCAGGTATTTAGAGGATATGAAGTGACACATATCCTTGCTGTGACAATCGAAGACGTCGAGCAAACCGGTTATGTCATTGATACGGCTGTATCGAATGGTGCAAACCGGATAGCCAGTATCCAGTTCACCCTTAAGCGTCCTCAAGCTGCTTATCAAAAGGCGTTACAAATCGCTCTGGGGCACGCTTTGGCAAGTGCTCAGACGATTGCTAACACGATGAATCTTAAGCTTGATCAAACTCCGATTCAAATCATTGAAAAAGATGGAGGAAGAGCGGCGCCCCGGTCGTTTGCTCAGGCCGAAATGGTAAGCAGCGGTGCTGTTCCGATTGCACCGGGAGAACTAAAGACATCTGCGCGGGTGGAAGTGAAGTTTCAATACAATTCTTAA